GCAGCGGGTAGAGCGCCGTGAGCGCGGTGACCAGCGCGAGCAACGCGGCGATCGCGAGGAACTTTCCGAGCACGATTTGCGTGCTCGTGACCGGGCTCGTGAGCAGAAGCTCGATCGAGCCCGTCGCGCGCTCCTCCGCGAACGCGCGCATCGCGAGCAGCGGCACCACGAAGGCCAGGAAGATCGCGAAGGTCGAGAACGACTGCGCGACCACGATCGCCTGCAGATTCCACTGCTCGAGCAGGTTCGTCATGCCGAGCGCCTGGATCTGCTCGAGCTGCACCAGGAACATGCCGAGGCTCGCGAAGAAGACGAAGCCCGCGAAGAGCATGTAGACCGCGATCAGCACGTAGGCGACGGGCGTCGCGAAGATCGAGCGCAGCTCGCGGCCGGCGATGGCCAGAACGTGACTCACGGCTGCCCCTCCGCGATCGCGGCGACGGCGGCGGCCGAGGCTTCCGCGGCCGCCCTGGCGTCGCGGCTCGCGGCCGCTTCGACCTCGCGCATGAAGACCTGCTCGAGCGATCCCTGCTCGCGAAGCGCGTCGAGCCGCGCGTCCACGCGAAGCTGGCCGTAGGCGATCAGGAGCACGCGCTGACAGATCGCCTCGACCTCCGCCAGGATGTGCGTCGACAGGATCACCGTGCGCCCCTCCTCGGCGGAGAGCCGGCGGATCAGCTCACGGATCTCCACGATCTGGATCGGATCGAGGCCGGAGGTCGGCTCGTCCAGGATCAGCACCGCCGGCTCGTGCACGATGGCCTGAGCCAGTCCGACGCGCTGACGGTAACCCTTCGAGAGCGTGCGGATCACCCGATCCGCGACCGAATCCAGACCGCAGGATCCGAGCGCGCGCTCGACCTTCTCCGCGCGCTCCGCGCGCGGCACGTCGTGGAGCGTGGCGACGTAGCGCACGTAGTCGCGAACTCGCATCTCCGGGTAGAGCGGCGGCGATTCGGGCAGGTAGCCCGTCACGCGCTTCGCGGAATTCGGCTCGACCGCGAGGTCGAAGCCGCCGACGACGGCTCGGCCCTCGCTCGGCGGCAGGTAGCCGGTCAGGATTCGCATCGTGGTCGTCTTTCCAGCGCCGTTGGGGCCCAGAAACCCGACGACCTCGGACTTGGCGATCTCGAACGAGACACCGCGGATCGCGGTGAGTCCTCCGTAGCGCTTGGTCAGTGCGTCCGCCTTGATCAAGTGCTCTGCTCCCTTCTGGCTGCGGCAAGTGGCCCGAGTTTAACCCGCGAGATCGGTTGGGCAAGCATCGCTTTCGCCCGCTAACTGCGGCTGCGCGGGTCGAGCGCCGCGCGCATCGCCTCGCCGAGAAGATGAAAGCCGACGAGCGCGAGCAGGATCGCGAGACAGGGAAACAGAATCAGATGCGGGTAGGAGCGCATTGCTTCGAATCCGTCGCTCGCCAGCGTCCCCCAGCTCGAGAACGGCGGCTGGATGCCGAGCCCGATGAACGAGAGCGTCGATTCCGCCAGGATCGCCGCCGGGATCTGGAACGCGGCCGCGACCAGGATCGGACCCGCGACGTTGGGCAGCACGTGGCGCAGCAGGATCCTGCGGTCTCTCAGCCCGAGCGCGCGCGCGGCCTCTACCCAGAGCTCCTCGCGAGCCTGCAGAACCAGCGCGCGCACCAGCCGGGCGATCCCGACCCAGCCCACGAAGCCGAGCGCCACGACCAGCGCCGCGACCCGACGCGCGATGTCGGGAACCGCCGCGAGCGTTCCCTGCAGCACCTCGATCAGGAGCACGATCACGAGCACGTCGGGGAGCGCGTACACGACGTCGACGATTCGCATGAGCCACCCGTCGACGCGCCCCCCGACCCAGCCGGCGAGCAGGCCGTAGCCGAGGCCGATCAGCAGCGCGAGCGTCGTCGCTCCGATCGCGACCAGGAGCGAGACGCGCGCGCCCTCACTCACGCGGGCGAGCAGATCGCGGCCGAGCGCATCGGTGCCCAGCCAGTGCGCGCGCGATGGCGGCTCGAGCGCATGCTCCGCATCCTGCGCGTCGAAGCGGACGCCCGCGACCCGATCGCCGGCGAGCGAGAGCGCGACGAGCGCGGCGATCAGCAGCGCGCCGAGAAGACCCGTCATTCGCGCGCCGCTCATCCATCGTCCCCGGAGACGCGGATTCGCGGATCGAGCCAGGCGTAGAGCAGGTCCACCGCGAGATTCGCGAGCACCACCAGCACCGCGTAGACCAGGGTCACGCCGAGCACGAGCGGGTAGTCGCGGTTGGTCACGGCGGTGACGAAGAAGCGGCCCATTCCCGGGATCGCGTAGATCTTCTCGACCACGAACGAGCCGGTGAGCAGGGTCGCGAGCAGCGGGCCGAAGTACGTCGACACCGCGAGCAGCGCGTTGCGGAGCACGTGAAGGCGCCTCAGTCGCGACTCCGGAACACCCTTGGCGCGCGCCGTGCGCACGAAGTCCTGGCCCATCACGGCGACGACCTGAGCGCGGGTGAGCTGCGTGACGTAGGCGAGCGGCAGCGCCGCGAGCGTGAGCGCGGGAAGGATCGCGTGTCGCGGCCCTTCCCAAAGGCCGGCCGGCAGCCAGTCGAGCCAGAGCCCGACGACGAGAATCAGTCCGGCTCCGATCACGAAGCTCGGCGCCGAGACACCGACCAGCGAGAGCCACGCGACCGAGCGGTCGAGCGCCGTGCCTCGGCGCGTGCCCGCCGCGAGCCCGAGCGCGATTCCGCCCGCGATCGCGATCGCGAGCGCGAGCAGCCCGAGCTCGACCGAAACCGGCAGCGCGTCGAAGAGGATCTCGCGCACGTCGCGGCCCGGGTACTTGTACGACGGGCCGAGATCTCCCTTCAGGACCCGTCCCAGATAGTCGAAGTACTGCTCCGCGACCGTGCCGTCGAGCGCGTAGCGGCGCTCGAGATTGCGCAGGATCTCCGGCGGAAGCGTCTTCTCCTTGTCGAACGGGCCGCCCGGCAGGAAGCGAAGCAGCGCGAACGTGAGCGTGGCGACCACCCAGAGCACGCCTGCGCCCGCGATCAGTCTGCGCGCGACGAAGCCGATCACTCGGCCCGAACCCGGTCGAAGAAGTACAGGTCCATGGCGCTGGGCACGAAGCCGCGCACGCGCCGCGCCACCGCGTGGTTCGACGCGGTCACGAAGAGCGGGACGATCGGCACGTCCCGCTCGCAGAGGATCACCTGCGCCCGGTCGTAGAGCTCCTGCCGAGCCGCAGGATCGGTCGCGCGCGCAGCGCGCTCGACCAGCTCGTCGTAGCGGGGATTCGCCCATCCGGTGTGGTTGTTCTCGCTGTACGAGGTGAACAGATTCATGAAGTTGTCGGGGTCGGGGAAATCCGCGCCCCAGCCCAGCCGGAAGACCGGCGGCGGGGCGGTCGAGAGCTCTTTCAGGAACACCTTCCACTCGCGGTTCTCGAGCTCGACGCGCACGCCGAGGTGCTCGCGCCAGAGCGCCTGGACCCGCTCCGCGACGAGCTTGTGCGTCTGGTCGCTGTTGAAGACGATGCGAACCGGCGCGAGCGCCGCGGGGTCGACGCCCGCCTCGCGAAGCAGACTGCGGGCGCGCTCGGGCTCGAAGCCGAGGCCGATCGCCGGGTTCGCGTGCGGCATGGCCGGCGGGATCCACGACGGCCAGGGCTGCTCGCCGCCGCGCAGCAGCGCGGGGAAATCCGCGCGGTCGATCGCGAGCGCGAACGCGCGTCGGACGCGAGCGTCGTCGAACGGCGGCGTGCGCACGTCGAAGCCGTAGTAGTAGCCGCGCAGCAGCGGCTGGCGCAGATACTCCGGACGATTCTCGTAGCGGCGGATCTCGAGCGGCGGAAGCTTCACCAGATCGATCAGGCCCTGCTCCCAGAGCACCAGCGCCGTGCTGTCCTCCTCGATCATGTAGGCGACGATCCGATCGAGCGGCGGGCGTCCCTCCCAGTAGCGCTCGTTCGCGCGCAGCACGAGCCGGTACTCGTGGCGCCACTCGTCGAGCACGAACGGCCCGAGCGAGACCAGGTTCGGCGGCTCGGTCCAGTGCTCGCCGTAGCGCTCGATCAGGTCGCGCCGCTGCGGAAAGGTCACCATGAAGTTCAACAGCGCGGGGAAGTAGACGATCGGCGCCTCGAGCTCGACCTCGAGCGTCGCATCGCCGAGCGCCCGCACCCCCACCTGTGCCGGATCGTCGATCGTCCCCGCGTTGTACGCGCGGGCGTTCTTCAGCGGGAACAGGAAGTACGCGTACTCGGCCGCGGTCGCCGGCGCCAGCAGCCGCAGCCAGCTGTCGACGAAGTGCTGCGCGCGAAGCGGAACGCCGTCGCTCCAGACCACGCCCGGGCGGAGCGCGAAGCGGTAGGTGCGTCCGTCGGGCGAGACCGACCAGCTCTCGGCCAGGTCGGGCTCGGCGCGAAGCTCGCGATCCAGGCGCGTGAGGCCGCGCATCAGCTGCCCGATCGCGATGATCGAGACCCCGTCCGTGGCCAGGCTCCAGTCGAGCGAGGGAGGCTCGGTCTCGAGATTGATGCGCAGCTCGCCGCGCTCGGGCGCCTCGCTCCCGACGCCGCAGCCGAACGGGCCCGCGACGAGCAGCGCGAAGACGGCCAGTCTCCCTGCCCTGCTGCGCCCCCCCGGCATGGACGATCAGGTACCGGGGATCGAGCGGGGCCGCCAGGCTACTCTCCGGACATGCGCGCCGCGATCACGATCGAGAGCTTCCGGCCCGGCCCGGGTGGCGTCGAAGGCGTCGCCTGGCAGCTCGCGCGCGAGCTCGGCCGCCGCGGCGCGGACATCACCGTGCTGTGTCGCGTCGCGTCCCGGGAGGCGCCGCCCGGCGTTCGAGTGCTACCGCTCGGCGGCCCGGCGTTCTGGCAGCCGCTTCGCGTGCTCGAGTTCTCGCGCCGCGCCGCGCGCGCGAGCAGCGGCGGCCGCTTCGAGCTGGTGCAGGCCTTCTCGCGCACGCTGCACCAGGACGTGTACCGCGCTGGCGGAGGCAGTCACGCCGCGTACCTGGAGAGCGTCCACGGCAGCGCCGGTCTGCGCGCGAGGCTCTCGCCGCGGCACCGGACGCTGCTCGCGATCGAAGCGAGGATCTTCCGGGATCCGCGCCAGACGATCCTGTGCAACTCGCGGCTCGTCGCGGCGGATCTGGAGCGGCGCCACGCCGTGCCCGCGGAGCGTCTGGCGGTGATCTACAACGGCGTGGATCTCGAGCGCTTCCACCCGCGCGAGCGCGAATCGCTCGGAGCGCGCCTCCGCGCCGAGCTGCGCGTCGACGGCGCGCTCGCACTCTTCGTCGGCAGCGGCTTCGCGCGCAAGGGCTTGGACCGCGCGATCGCGGGCCTGGCCGCTTCGGGCGTGAAGGCGGAGCTCCTGGTCGCGGGTGCCGGGGATCCGGGCCCGTTCCAGCGCCAGGCCGAGGCGCTAGGCGTCGGCTCGCGGCTTCGCTTTCTGGGCGTGCGCGGCGACGTCGAGGCGCTCTACGCGGCCGCGGATCTGCTGGTCCTGCCGACGCGCTACGACCCGTTCGCGAACGCGTGTCTCGAGGCGATGGCCGCGGGCCTGGCGGTCGCGACCACGCCGAGCAACGGCGCCGCGGAGCTGCTCGTGGACGGCGCGAACGGCTTCGTCTGCGACGGGGACTTTTCACGTGCGTTTCGCGCGCTCGACGATCCCCGCCGGCTGCGCGAGCTGGGCGACGCGGCCCGAACCACCGCCGAGCGCTTCGGCTGGGGCGCGCACGCCGACGCCGTGCTGGCGCTGTGGCAGAGGCTTCGCGCGCGCGCATGAGCGAGCCCGCCGAAATCGCCGCCGCGCTCCGGGCCGGGGCGACACTTCCGGGTGTCGAGATCCTGAAGCGGAACTCCGCACGAATCGTCGCGCGCGCGGGCGACACGTTGCTCAAGATCTTCCTGGAGCGGCCGGCGAACGCCGCGCGCGAGGCGCGCGCGCTGGCGCGAGCCCGCGCGCTCGGAGTCCCGGTTCCGGAGCTTCGCGGCTCGGGCGCGGACTGGAACGCGACGGGCTTTCTCTCGGACGCTCGGCCCGCCACGCGCTCCGACCTGCCCGCGATCCTCTCGGCCAGCGCCGACGCGCACCGGCGCGGTCTGCTCCACGGCGATCTGCACCTGGGAAACCTGCTCGTCGATCGGGGCCGGATCGTCTTCCTCGACCTGCAGCGCGCGCGCTTCCTGCCCTGGGTTCCCGGATTCCTGCGCCGCTGGGAGCTGGGCTACCTGGCCTACTCGCTCGGCGAGCCGCTGCCGGCCGAGCTCGCACGGGTCCGCCTCTGGCGCGACCGCCGCGCGCAGACGCACTGGCGAAGTCGCAGCCGCCGCTGTCTCGCGGAGAGCGGCGGCTTCACCGCCTTCGAGCTCGAGGGGCTGAAGGGATTTCGCCGCCGCGATTCCGACGAGGCGCGACTCACGCGTCTGCTCGCCTCGCTCGACCGCCAGACACCGTTCAAGGACGCGGCCAAGACGCGGCTCTTCCGCGCGGACGCGCGCGTCGTGAAGCTGCACGCGCGCGCGCGCGACGCGCGTGCAGCGTGGCTCGCTGGAAACGGCCTCGAAGCGCGCGGTCTGTCGACCGGAACCCCGCTCGCCTGGGTCGGGCGCTGGCTCGTGATGGAGGACGCGGGCCCGACGCTCGACGCCTGGGTGGACCGCGAGCTCGCGGGCGCGAGCGGCGCGGTCCGCGACGAGCTCGCCGCGCGGCTCGGCTCGCTTCTGGCTACCCTGCACCGGCGCGGCATCTACCACGCCGACCTGAAGGCGAACAACGTCGTCTGGTCGCCGGGTCGCGAGGCCCGGCTGCTCGACTACGGGCGCGTGCGCTTCGGTCGACGCGTCTCGAGGCGCAGGCGAGTGAAGAATCTCGCACAGCTCAACGCCGCGCTTCCGAACCAGGTTCCCGCCGCCCTGCGCGAGGCGGCGCTCGCGCGCTACCTCGCGGAGAGCAGCTACGCCGACGATCCCTCGCGCCTGCGCCGCGACGTCATCGCGGAGAGCCTGCGCCGCTCCCACCATTGGCGAGGATGCTGACCCAGCGGTAATAGGAGCTCGCGAGCGATCCGCTCGAGCCCTCGCGGAATTCGAGCGGCGGCGTGCTCGGCGCGCTCTTCACGATCGACTCGAACGCCGCGATCTTCTTGGGCAGGTCGTCCTTGTTGGGACTGTGGAAGATCACGTCCACGCGCGGACGGACGAAGAGCACGTTCATCACGAGCGTGACCAGCCGGAACATCTTCTCGGGGCCCTCCATGGCCTCCACCGAGAAGTACGGAATGTCGACCTTGTCCAGGTCGAAGGTGTATTCGACGCGCATCTTGTGGTTCTCCTCCGGTTCGGTTTGGCGTGGGATCAGAACGGTGCCAGGTGACAGGCCGTGACGTGCCGGTCCGCCACCTCGCGGAGCTCCGGCCGCTCCGCGGCGCAGCGCAGGATCGCCTTCGGACAGCGAGGGTGGAACGCGCAGCCCGAAGGGGGCGCGATCGGGCTCGGCACGTCGCCCGACAGCACGATCCGTCGCTGCACCCGGGTCGGATCGGGCGTCGGCACGGCCGAGAGCAGCGCCTCGGTGTAGGGGTGCTGTGGCCGACCGTAGAGCGAATCGGCTGGGCCGTACTCGACGATCCGGCCCAGGTACATCACCGCGACCCGCCGGGACAGATGGCGCACGACGCGCAGGTCGTGCGAAATGAACAGGTACGCCAGCCCGAAGCGCCGCTGCAGATCGAGGAGCAGATTCAGGATCTGCGCCTGGATCGAGACGTCGAGCGACGAGACCGGCTCGTCGGCCACGACCAGACGCGGCTCGAGCGCCAGCGCGCGCGCGATCCCGATCCGCTGCCGCTGGCCGCCGCTGAACTCGTGCGGGTAGCGTGCGGAGTGCTCGGGCGCGAGGCCGACGATCTCGAGCAGCTCGGAGACCCGGCGCTCGCGCTCTGCGCCGCGCGCGAGCCCGTGCACGCGAAGGCCCTCCGCGATCGCCTCGCCCACCGTCATGCGCGGGTTCAGCGATGCGAACGGATCCTGGAAGACAATCTGCATGCGCCGGCGCATGCCGCGCAGCTCGCTGCGACCCAGCGCGCGCAGATCGCAGTCCTCGAAGCGGATCTCGCCCGAGTCGGGCTCGATCAGGCGCAGCGCGAGGCGCGCGAGCGTCGACTTGCCGCAGCCCGATTCGCCGACCAGCCCGACGGTCTCGCCGGCCTCCACGTCGAGATCGACGTCGTCGACGGCCGTCAGGCGGGCGCGGCGTCCGAAGCTTCCGCCCCCGACCGGGAAGCTCTTGCGCAGCCCGCGGATCCGCAGCAGCGGCTGCGTCACGTCCGAGCCCCGGCGCCCGACACCGGATTGTGACATGCCACCCGATGCCCGGACGAGCCCGGCCCGAGCTCGGGATCGCGCACCGCGCAGACTTCGGTCGCCCGCGTGCAGCGCTCGCGGAAGCTGCAGCCCGCCGGGCGCGAGACCAGATCGGGGACGCGACCCTCGATCACGTGCAGCCGCTCGCCCGGGCGGGTGCGGGCCGAAGGCAGCGCCTCGAGCAGACCGGCCGTGTAGGGGTGCCGCGGCGCCGCGAAGATCTCCAGCACCGAGCCGGTCTCGACCACCCTTCCCGCGTACAGAACCGCCAGCCGTTCCGCGCTCTCGGCCACGATGCCCAGATCGTGCGTGATCAGCAGGACCGCCATCGCGAAGCGGCTCTTCAGCCGCTCCAGCAGCTCGAGGATCTGCGCCTGGATCGTGACGTCGAGAGCGGTGGTCGGCTCGTCCGCGATCAGCACCGCCGGATCGTTCGCCAGCGCCATCGCGATCATCACGCGCTGGCGCATCCCGCCGGAGAGCTGATGCGGGTAGTCGCGTGCGCGCTTTCGCGACTCGGGAATGCCGACGAGCTCGAGGAGCTCGATCACGCGCGCGTCGCGCTCGGTGCGCGAAACCGTTCGGTGTACGGTGAGCGCCTCTCCGATCTGGTCGCCGATCCGGAACACCGGATTCAGGCAGGTCATCGGCTCCTGGAAGATCATCGCGATCCGGTTGCCGCGGATGTGGCGCATCTCCTCGTCGCCAAGCCGGAGCAGGTCGCGACCCTCGAAGACGATCTCTCCGGCCTCGATCGAAGCCGGCGGCTGGGGCAGCAGCCGCAGGATCGAGAGCGCCGTGACCGACTTCCCGCAGCCGGACTCGCCCACGACGCCGAGCGTCTCGCCGGCGAAGAGCTCGAGGTCGATCCGGTCGACCGCCGGAAGCTTCCCGCGCGGCGTCTCGAAGCTGGTGCGCAGGCCGCGCAGCGCGAGCACGGGCTCGCTCACGGGGTCGCCTCGCGCTCGACCCGGAACAGGCTCGTCTCGAGGCGCGGATTCAGCTCGACCGACTCGAGCGCGAGCTCGGCGCGAAGTCCGGTCTCCGGAAACGACAGCACCACGCGGAACGGATAGCGGCCGCCCGGCACGTCCCGCCACGCCTCGTACTGCGCGGTCCAGCGCACCGCCCCCGAGCCATCGAGCGATTCGATCCCCGCGAGCTCCCCGTCGCCCGAGAAGCGCAGGCTCTGGTCGGCGAACGAGACCTCGCGCTCGGCTTCCCGCGCGCGGATCGCCAGCGCGGGCCAGGCTACGGGCCTGGGCGTGGCGAGCAACGCCCCGGCAGCCTCGTCGGGCGCGAAGTCGAGCCCGAGCCGCTCGCGCAGCACCTCGGACGAGACCTCGCCGTCGTCGAGCGACCGGCCGTCGTAGAACGCGTAGCGCTCGCCGTCGGTGACCAGAAGCGTCGCCGCCTGGCCGAGCACGTTCAGGCTCTCGAGCCGGAGCCGCGCCGGCCGCTCCACCAGGATCACCTGCCTCACGTCGCCCGACCCGCGCGGTCCGGTGACGCTGAGCTTGCCCACGGCGCGAAGCGTGCGGCGCGCCTCGGCTTCGCCGATCGCGCGCTCCACGCGCGCGCGGATGGCGGCGTCCTCGCCGACGACGGTCCGGAACGCGGGCACGCCCCGCGCGGACACGCACGCCGAGAGCAGCAGGAGGGCGAGCGCCCCCGAGGCGCGAAGCGCGGATCCGAGCGGCGTCACTCGCGCTTGGCGCCGCGGAGCTCGAGTCGCAGGGTCTCGATCTCGCGCTGGATCCGCGCCGCGTCGTCGGCCTCCGGCTCGAGCGCGAGCGCGCGCTCGTAGGTGACCAGCGCGTCTTCGAGTCGCGCGAGCGACCGGTAGGCGTCGCCGAGGTGCCAGGTGATCACCGGGTCGCCCTTGTCGAGCAGCTCCAGCGCGTGCTCGAGCTGCGTGCGCGCGGCGTTGAAGGAGCTTCGGGCCGCATCGCTCTCCCCGGCCGCGAGCTGCTTCAGCCCGCGCTGGTAGAAGAGCCAGCCGAGGCTGTCCGTGATGTAGCCATCCCCGGGCTTGAGCGCGATCGCGCGCCGGATCATCTGCTCGGCCTCGTCGAGCCTCTCGCCCTGCTCCGCCCAGGTGTAGCCGATGTAGTTCAGCGCGCTGGCGTTGTCGGGGTCGATCTCGAGCACCTCGTGCATCAGCTCGAGCGATCGGTCGCGGTCGCCGGCCTCGCCGTGGATCACACCGAGGTCGTAGTACAGGTCGGGCTTGTCCGGATTCGCCTGAATCAGCGTCTCCATGATGGCAACCGCGCCGGCGAGGTCGCCGCTGCGCTGGGTCACGCCTGCGAGATACACCTGCAGCGTGAGATTGTCCGGCGACGCCGCGATCGCGCGCCTGAGCTCCGCCTGGGCGCGCGGCCAGTCCTTGCGGCGCTCCCAGATTCGCGCCATCGCCGTGCGGGCGTCGACGAAGCGCGGCGAGCTCTGCGGCACCTGCTCGAGCTCGGCGAGCGCCTCGTCGCTGCGCCCGGCCTCGACGTGCACCAGCCCGACGAAGTAGCGCACCTCGTTCTCGTAGCTCTCCGGGGCGCCGCCCTCGCCGCCGCTTCGAGCCACGGCCTGGAACCGCGCGATCGCGTCGTCGTAGCGGCCGGCCTCGTAGTAGAAGAGCCCGAGGCGGAACTGCGGACCGGCGAGCTCCGGGTGCTCCGATACCAGCGTCTCGAGGGTTTGCGTCGCGGCTTCGCGTTCGCCGGCGTCCTCCTGGATCTGTGCGATGCGCATCAGCGCGCCCGGATCTCCGGGCATGACCGCGAGCCGCTCCTTCAGCACGGCGAGCTCGCCCTTCGCGTCCTTCTGCGCGCTGCGCAGCCGGGCGAGCGCCTCGAAGAGCGCCGGCTGCTCCGGATCGACCACGAGACCCGCGCGGTAGGTCTTCTCCGCGAGCTCCGGTCGGCCCTCGCGCTCCTGCACCGCGCCGAGCGCGAGATGACCGCGGACGTCTTCGGGCGAGGTCGCGATCAGCTTCTCGGCGACGCGCCTGGCTCCGTCGATGCGGTCGAGATTCAGGTAGAGCGTGAAGAGCGTGAACGAGCCTTCGTCATCGAGCCCGCCCTTCTCGAAGAGCGGCTCGAGCAGCTCGACCGCGCGGTCGTACTGGCGCATGCGCACGTGCAGCGTCGCCAGCCCCGCGCGCAGCTCGTGGTCGTCCGGCTCCAGCGCGAGCGCCCGCTCCGCGTAGCCGAGCGCGCGCTCCGGTTCGCCCGCGGAGACCCAGACCTGCGCGAGCGCACGCTGCAGCTCGGGCGAGTTCGGGTCGAGCCGAGCGGCGTGCTCGTACGCCTCGGCGGCTTCGAGCAGCCGGCCGTCGAGCTCGAGCGCGCGGCCGCGCATGAAGGCGGCTCCGGCCTCGGCTTCGGGCGAGACGGGAGCCACGCGGAAGGACGGGCCGGCTCCGGAGTCGTCCCCGCCACGAAGCCGCTCGGAGAATCGCTCGAGGCTCGCGCAGCCGGTAGCGACGAGCACGAGCGCCGCGCCGAGTGCCGCGCGCAGGGTTGCCGCCTTCGTCGCTCGCGTCACCGAAAAACCTCGCAATCTCGCCAGACTAGCAGCGGCCCTGCGGAGCGGCAATCAGACCTTCGCAGGGTCTCTGCACCCCGTATCGGCGCAGGGCGAGTCGGGCTTGCCCGGAGGATCTCAGCCGCGTGCGGGGATCACCCCGAGCTGCTCGAGGAGCGCGGCCAGCCGCTCGACGCACGCATCGAGCGCGAGCTCGGCGGTGTCGAGCCGGAGCTCGGCATCGAGCGGCGGCTCGTACGGAGCCGACACGCCCGTGAACTCCGGGATCTCGCCCGCGCGCGCCTTCCGGTACAGCCCCTTCACGTCCCGGCGCTCGCAGACCTCCAGCGGACAGTCGACGAAGATCTCGAGGAACTGCCCCGCGGGCAGCAGCTCTCGCACGCGATCGCGATCGCGCCGGTAGGGCGAGATGAACGCCGTGAGCACGATCGCCCCGGCGTCGTTCAGGAGCTTCGCGACTTCCCCGACGCGGCGGATGTTCTCGCTGCGATCCTCGGGCGAGAAGCCGAGATTCGCGTTCAGGCCGTGCCGGACGTTGTCGCCGTCGATCACGTAGGCGAGCACGCGGCGGCGGATCAGCGCCTGCTCCAGCGCGCGCGCGAGCGTCGACTTGCCAGAGCCGGAGAGCCCGGTGAACCAGAGCGTCACCGCGCGGTGTCCGAGCAGCGCCTCGCGCTCCGCCTTCGAGACGTGGCTCTCGCTCCAGGTGACGTTCTGGCTCTTCGGTGGTTGGCTCGTCACGGCGCGCGAAGATACGCGAGCGCGCAGCGCAGCGCCGCGAGCGGAAGCTCGGCAAGCCGCCTCTGCTCCGGCAGCAGCTCGAGCTCGTGCGCGATCTCGTCGGCGCCGACCCGGAGCGCGGCCTCGACGCTCGCGCCTTCGATCCGCGCGACCGCGGCGCTCGCGACCGCAATCGCGATCGGACAGCCGAACGCCTGGAAGCGTGCGTGCGTGATCCGCCCGGCGCCGTCGACGCAGAGGTGGAGCCGCACGCGCTGTCCCCCGTCGTCGTGTCGCGCCTCGCCAGAGACCGTGCCCGGGGCTCCCGCAGGCAATCGGCCCGGGCCGCGCGGGTTCCGGAAGTGCTCGAGCACGGCCGCGCTGTACTGCGTCACGTCCGGCCGTCGGCCCGCCGGAGATCGTCCCAGGCCGGCGAGAGCGCGCGCAGGCGGCGGACCTGCGCGATCACGAGCTCCGCGGCGGCGTCGATCTGCGCCTCGTCGTTGCCGCGTCCGATGCCGAAGCGCAGCGCGGAGAGGGAGCGCGCCTCGCCCGCGCCGAGCGCGCGCAGCACGTGGGACGGCTCGCGCTTCGCGGAGGTGCAGGCCGAGCCGACCGAGAGCGCGAGCTCCGGAAGCGCCGCGAGCAGCGCCTCGCCCTCGACGCCGAGGAACGAGAGGTTCAGGTTGCCCGGCAGGCGCGCGCTCGGATGGCCGTTCAGCGCCAGGTTCGGTAGCGACGATTCGAGCCGCGCCAGCAGCCGCGCGCGCAGGCGCTCGTGCCGGGCGAAGTCCGCGACGCGCGCCCCAGCCGCGAGCTCCGCAGCCGCGCCGAAGCCGACGCAGAGCGGCACCGGCAGGGTGCCGCTGCGCAGACCGCGTTCGTGTCCCCCGCCGTGCAGGATCGGCTCGATCCGCGCCCGGCTCGAGCGCCTGCGCACGACCAGCGCACCGATCCCCTTGGGGCCGTAGAGCTTGTGCGCCGAGAGCGACAGGAACTCCACACCGAGCCGTGTCACGTCGACCTCGAGCGCGCCCGCCGACTGCGCGGCGTCGCAGTGGAACGCGACGCCGGCCTCGGCCGCGATCCTCGAAAGCTGCGCGATCGGCTGGATCACGCCGATCTCGTTGTTCGCGTGCATGATCGAGACCAGCGCGGTGCGCGGCTCGAGCGCCGCGCGAAGACCGTCCGGA
This Deltaproteobacteria bacterium DNA region includes the following protein-coding sequences:
- a CDS encoding aminotransferase class V-fold PLP-dependent enzyme, with amino-acid sequence MTRPIYLDHNATTPCDPAVVRAMLPYFSEDFGNAASRTHAFGFRADAAVERARAQVAALVGADPREIVFTSGATEANNLALLGAARAQHRASGGKRDHVVSCRTEHRAVLDPCLALEREGFRVTLLGVDADGLVDPDGLRAALEPRTALVSIMHANNEIGVIQPIAQLSRIAAEAGVAFHCDAAQSAGALEVDVTRLGVEFLSLSAHKLYGPKGIGALVVRRRSSRARIEPILHGGGHERGLRSGTLPVPLCVGFGAAAELAAGARVADFARHERLRARLLARLESSLPNLALNGHPSARLPGNLNLSFLGVEGEALLAALPELALSVGSACTSAKREPSHVLRALGAGEARSLSALRFGIGRGNDEAQIDAAAELVIAQVRRLRALSPAWDDLRRADGRT